In Vigna radiata var. radiata cultivar VC1973A unplaced genomic scaffold, Vradiata_ver6 scaffold_270, whole genome shotgun sequence, the following are encoded in one genomic region:
- the LOC106754808 gene encoding uncharacterized protein LOC106754808 → MAPFEALYGRKCRTPLCWFQEGEAVLTRPEIIQQTTEKVKSIQERLKASQSRQKSYADRRRRPLEFVEGEHVFLRLNRAAGVGRVVRPNKLSPRFIGAYQILRCIGTVAYELALPPQLSNLHSIFHVSQLRKYIADRSHVLEDEDVQIKGDCSVELQLIKVDEGMKRQSGKTTTLIKVIWDNRTGDTTWEKEEDMKESYPHLFSSECPHRHLERFQRICSEMKPPHVPDDRIFLKAFLHSVEEAAWGWLYYLPPEFKTN, encoded by the exons ATGGCTCCTTTTGAAGCTCTTTATGGAAGGAAATGCCGAACGCCACTATGTTGGTTTCAAGAGGGGGAAGCAGTGTTGACTAGACCTGAGATCATCCAACAAACAACGGAAAAGGTGAAGTCGATTCAAGAAAGACTGAAGGCATCTCAAAGTAGGCAGAAGTCATACGCTGATCGAAGACGAAGACCTCTGGAGTTCGTTGAAGGAGAGCATGTATTTCTTAGACTAAACCGAGCGGCTGGTGTTGGAAGAGTCGTTCGGCCAAATAAGCTATCTCCTAGGTTCATTGGTGCGTACCAAATTCTAAGGTGCATAGGGACAGTTGCATATGAGCTAGCCTTACCGCCTCAACTATCCAACCTTCATTCAATCTTCCACGTATCTCAACTCAGAAAGTACATAGCCGATCGGTCTCATGTactagaagatgaagatgtgCAGATCAAAGGAGACTGTTCGGTAGAGCTGCAACTGATCAAAGTTGATGAAGGGATGAAACGACAAAGTGGTAAAACTACAACACTTATCAAAGTCATCTGGGATAACCGAACGGGCGACACTACTTGGGAGAAGGAAGAAGACATGAAGGAGTCCTACCCTCACTTATTCTCGA gtgaatgcccacatagacatttggagaggTTCCAACGCATTTGCTCTGAAATGAAACCTCcacatgtccctgatgatcgcattttcttaaaggcattTCTGCACTCAGTAGAAGAAGCAGCATGGGGATGGCTTTATTATCTTCCTCCAGAATTCAAAACCAATtag